The Hippoglossus stenolepis isolate QCI-W04-F060 chromosome 11, HSTE1.2, whole genome shotgun sequence genome includes a window with the following:
- the LOC118117854 gene encoding E3 ubiquitin/ISG15 ligase TRIM25-like — protein sequence MEQQENQLDREMFCCSICLDLLKDPVTTVCGHSYCLSCINTHWDKEEERGSYSCPQCRETFTPRPVLGKNTMLAGLVEVLKKTGLQAAPADHCYAGPEDVACDVCTGRKLKALKSCLVCLASYCEKHLQPHLQSAPFKKHKLVEPSEKLQENICSRHDEVMKMFCRTDQQCICYLCSVEEHKDHDTVSAAAERTERQRELGLRRQTIQQRVQDTEKDVKLLQQEEEAVNGSADKAVEDSEKIFTELIRLLEKRSSDVKQQIRSQQETEVSRVRELQERLEQEITELKRKDHELKQLSDTEDHNQFLHNYPSLSPLSGSTHSSSIRIRPLRFFEDVTAAVSQVRGRLQDILSETETEILQIVSQVDVLLPQPEPETRADFLRYSQEITLDPNTVNKRLLLSEGNRKVTNMGKDQSYSNHPDRFTVRHQVLSRESLTGRCYWEVEVEVRGGVDVAVTYKNISGAGGSHECEFGSNDKSWSLYCCKNSYHFYYNSIRTPLSGPVPSRVGVYLDHSAGVLSFYSVSDTMTLLHRVQTTFTQPLYAGVNVYHGDTAEFCMEQQENQLDREMFCCSICLDLLKDPVTTGCGHSYCKSCINTHWDKEEERGSYSCPQCRQTFTPRPVLVKNTMLAGLVEVLKKTGLQAAPADHCYAGPEDVACDVCTGRKLKALKSCLNCFASYCEKHLQPHLQSAPLKKHKLVEPSEKLQENICSRHDEVMKMFCRTDQQCICYLCPVDEHKDHDTVSAAAERTERQRELGLRRQTIQQRVQDTEKDVKLLQQEEEAVNGSADKAVKDSEKIFTELIRLLEKRSSDVKQQIRSQQETEVSRVRELQERLEQEITELKRKDHELKQLSDTEDHTQFLHNYPSLSPLSESTHSSSIRIRPLRYFEDVTAAVSQVRGRLQDILSETETEILQIVSQVDVLLPQPEPETRADFLRYSQKITLDPNTANRRLLLSEGNRKVTRMSKEQSYSNHPDRFTVRRQVLSRESLTGRCYWEVGVRGVVGVAVTYKNISRAGNSDECEFGLNDKSWSLYCNVNSYHFYYNSIRTPLSGPVPSRVGVYLDPSAGVLSFYSVSDTMTLLHRVQTTFTQPLYAGVNVYPGATAEFCKLK from the exons atggagcagcaagaaaatcaactggacagagaaatgttctgctgttcgatctgtctggatctactgaaggatccggtgactactgtctgtggacacagctactgtctgagctgtattaacacccactgggacaaagaggaggagagaggaagctacagctgccctcagtgtagagagaccttcacaccgaggcctgtcctggggaaaaacaccatgttagctggtttagtggaggtgctgaagaagactggactccaagctgctcctgctgatcactgctatgctggacctgaagatgtggcctgtgatgtctgcactgggagaaaactgaaagctctcaagtcctgtttggtttgtttggcctcttattgtgaaaaacacctccagcctcatcttcagtcagctccatttaagaagcacaagctggtggagccctcggagaagctccaggagaacatctgctctcgtcacgatgaggtgatgaagatgttctgccgcactgatcagcagtgtatctgttatctctgctctgtggaggaacataaagaccacgacacagtgtcagctgcagcagaaaggactgagaggcagagagagctcgggctgaggagacaaacaatccagcagagagtccaggacacagagaaagatgtgaagctgcttcaacaggaggaggaggccgtcaatggctctgctgataaagcagtggaggacagtgagaagatcttcactgagctgatccgtctgctggagaaaagaagctctgatgtgaagcagcagatcagatcccagcaggaaactgaagtgagtcgagtcagagagcttcaggagagactggagcaggagatcactgagctgaagaggaaagaccatgaactgaagcagctctcagacacagaggatcacaaccagtttctacacaactacccctcactgtcaccactcagtggatctacacactcatccagcatcaggatccgtcctctgaggttctttgaggacgtgacagcagctgtgtcccaggtcagaggtcgactacaggacattctgagtgagacagagacagagattttacagattgtgtctcaagtggatgttttactgccacaaccagagccagagaccagagctgacttcttaagatattcacaggaaatcacactggatccaaacacagtaaacaaacgtctgttattatctgagggaaacagaaaagtaacaaaTATGGGTAAAGatcagtcttattctaatcacccagacagattcactgttaggcatcaggtcctgagtagagagagtctgactggacgttgttactgggaggtggaggtggaggtgagaggaggagttgatgtagcagtcacatacaagaatatcagcgGAGCAGGAGGCTCACATGAATGTGAATTTGGATcaaatgataaatcttggtcattatattgTTGTAAAAACAGTTAtcacttttattacaacagcatcaggACTCCACTGTCAGGTCCTGTGccctccagagtaggagtgtacctggatcacagtgcaggtgttctgtccttctacagcgtctctgacaccatgactctcctccacagagtccagaccacattcactcagcctctctatgctggagttaaTGTTTATCatggagacacagctgagttctgt atggagcagcaagaaaatcaactggacagagaaatgttctgctgttcgatctgtctggatctactgaaggatccggtgactactggctgtggacacagctactgtaagagctgtattaacacccactgggacaaagaggaggagagaggaagctacagctgccctcagtgtagacagaccttcacaccgaggcctgtcctggtgaaaaacaccatgttagctggtttagtggaggtgctgaagaagactggactccaagctgctcctgctgatcactgctatgctggacctgaagatgtggcctgtgatgtctgcactgggagaaaactgaaagctctcaagtcctgtttgaattgttttgcctcttattgtgaaaaacacctccagcctcatcttcagtcagctccattgaagaagcacaagctggtggagccctcggagaagctccaggagaacatctgctctcgtcacgatgaggtaatgaagatgttctgccgcactgatcagcagtgtatctgttatctctgccctgtggatgaacataaagaccacgacacagtgtcagctgcagcagaaaggactgagaggcagagagagctcgggctgaggagacaaacaatccagcagagagtccaggacacagagaaagatgtgaagctgcttcaacaggaggaggaggccgtcaatggctctgctgataaagcagtgaaggacagtgagaagatcttcactgagctgatccgtctgctggagaaaagaagctctgatgtgaagcagcagatcagatcccagcaggaaactgaagtgagtcgagtcagagagcttcaggagagactggagcaggagatcactgagctgaagaggaaagaccatgaactgaagcagctctcagacacagaggatcacacccagtttctacacaactacccctcactgtcaccactcagtgaatctacacactcatccagcatcaggatccgtcctctgaggtactttgaggacgtgacagcagctgtgtcccaggtcagaggtcgactacaggacattctgagtgagacagagacagagattttacagattgtgtctcaagtggatgttttactgccacaaccagagccagagaccagagctgacttcttaagatattcacagaaaatcacactggatccaaacacagcaaacagacgtctgttattatctgagggaaacagaaaagtaacacgtatgagtaaagaacagtcttattctaatcacccagacagattcactgttaggcgtcaggtcctgagtagagagagtctgactggacgttgttactgggaggtaGGGGTGAGAGGAGTAGttggtgtagcagtcacataca